Proteins encoded by one window of Cyanobium sp. NS01:
- the pepN gene encoding aminopeptidase N, protein MATVHRCDYRPAPCQLDRTDLTVRLFDDHTEVEARLALRPNPAAEPGPLELRGLDLELLELQLDAEPLEASAYGLLDDGLVLRQPPQRPFVLRSLVRIHPEHNTTLEGLYVSSGLFTTQCEAEGFRRITYHPDRPDLLSRFQVRIEADRLACPVLLSNGNCVESGALAGEPGRHYAIWDDPFPKPSYLFALVAGQLEEVRECFTTASGRTVQLRLHVEAGDSPFTAHAMASLKRAMAWDEQRYGLEYDLDEFNIVAVRHFNMGAMENKSLNIFNSKLVLADQETATDGELERIESVVAHEYFHNWTGNRITCRDWFQLSLKEGLTVFRDQSFSADLHGAALNRIENVSMLRNTQFREDAGPTAHPVQPDAYQAIDNFYTTTIYEKGAEVIRALHTLLGEETFLQGMALYVSRHDGSAATCDDFVQAMQDAAEAAWAAGTPEAARFDVDQFRRWYHQAGTPVLQIHRHWDGERGELELVIRQHTPPTPGQPDKQPLVIPLALGLIDQAGEPLTVRLQGEDEATAAAAQRPLSWGQGTRLLVVEAEEQRLRLVGLPRQAHPPALSLLRQFSAPLKLEIGRPSSELVHLLAHDSEAFARWDAGQGLLRQAVLARAAGQPDGGLEDALITAFARILHDPRLSEASRAMLLALPGLAELEDGPGEPDSPALFAALEALRALFGAALAAPLQAALERCTPQWSLDWPDGSGARMLTGTIWSWRAAAGDAAVIAAARAAVDGPSMTLARAGLRALQAREIPERQEAVDAFYQRWQSRPVILDAWFALEASAPFADGLERVQRLLQHPRFDPAAPNSVRAVLGGLAGNPPVFHAADGSGYRFMASQIAALDRRNPITASRLAKVFSRWQSYGPGRGGQMRQALESLAASELSTNSREVVEQCLGAA, encoded by the coding sequence ATGGCCACGGTGCACCGTTGCGACTACCGCCCCGCCCCCTGCCAGCTGGACCGCACCGACCTGACGGTGCGGCTGTTCGACGACCACACCGAGGTGGAGGCCCGCCTGGCGCTGCGGCCCAACCCCGCCGCAGAGCCGGGGCCGCTGGAGCTGCGCGGCCTGGACCTGGAGCTGCTGGAGCTCCAGCTCGACGCCGAACCGCTGGAGGCGTCGGCCTATGGGCTTCTGGACGACGGCCTGGTGCTGCGGCAACCGCCCCAGCGCCCCTTCGTGCTGCGCAGCCTGGTGCGGATCCATCCCGAGCACAACACCACCCTGGAGGGGCTCTATGTGAGCAGTGGCCTGTTCACAACGCAGTGCGAGGCCGAGGGGTTCCGCCGCATCACTTATCACCCCGACCGCCCCGATCTGCTCAGCCGCTTCCAGGTGCGGATCGAGGCCGATCGGCTGGCCTGCCCGGTGCTGCTCTCCAATGGCAACTGCGTGGAGAGCGGCGCGCTGGCGGGCGAGCCCGGGCGCCATTACGCCATCTGGGACGACCCCTTCCCCAAGCCCTCCTACCTGTTTGCCCTGGTGGCGGGCCAGCTGGAGGAGGTGCGCGAGTGCTTCACCACCGCCAGTGGCCGCACGGTGCAACTGCGGCTGCATGTGGAGGCGGGCGACAGCCCCTTCACGGCCCATGCCATGGCCTCCCTGAAGCGGGCGATGGCCTGGGATGAGCAGCGCTATGGGCTCGAGTACGACCTCGATGAGTTCAACATCGTGGCGGTGCGTCACTTCAACATGGGCGCCATGGAGAACAAGAGCCTCAACATCTTCAACTCCAAGTTGGTGCTGGCGGATCAGGAAACGGCCACGGATGGCGAGCTTGAGCGAATCGAAAGTGTGGTGGCCCATGAATATTTCCATAACTGGACGGGCAATCGCATCACCTGCCGCGACTGGTTCCAGCTCTCCTTGAAGGAGGGCCTCACGGTGTTCCGGGACCAGAGCTTCAGCGCTGATCTGCACGGCGCGGCCCTCAATCGCATCGAAAACGTGTCGATGCTGCGCAACACCCAGTTTCGAGAAGATGCCGGCCCCACGGCCCATCCGGTGCAGCCCGATGCCTACCAGGCCATCGATAACTTCTACACCACCACCATCTATGAGAAGGGCGCGGAGGTGATCCGGGCGCTCCACACCCTGCTGGGTGAGGAGACGTTCCTGCAGGGAATGGCGCTCTACGTGAGCCGCCACGACGGCTCCGCCGCCACCTGTGACGACTTCGTGCAGGCCATGCAGGATGCCGCCGAAGCCGCCTGGGCCGCGGGTACCCCGGAGGCGGCCCGTTTCGATGTGGATCAGTTCAGGCGTTGGTATCACCAGGCCGGCACGCCGGTGCTGCAGATCCACCGCCACTGGGACGGCGAGCGGGGCGAGCTGGAACTGGTGATCCGGCAGCACACTCCCCCCACCCCTGGCCAGCCCGACAAGCAGCCCCTGGTGATTCCCCTGGCCCTGGGCCTGATCGATCAGGCCGGGGAGCCCCTGACCGTGCGGCTGCAAGGGGAAGACGAGGCCACGGCGGCTGCGGCCCAGCGGCCCCTCAGCTGGGGGCAGGGCACCCGCCTGCTGGTGGTGGAGGCCGAGGAGCAGCGGCTGCGTCTGGTGGGCCTGCCCCGCCAGGCCCACCCCCCTGCCCTGTCGCTGCTGCGTCAGTTCTCGGCGCCGCTGAAGCTGGAGATCGGCCGCCCCAGCAGCGAGCTCGTGCACCTGCTGGCCCACGACAGTGAGGCCTTCGCCCGCTGGGATGCCGGCCAGGGGCTGCTGCGCCAGGCCGTGCTCGCCCGGGCCGCTGGCCAGCCGGATGGGGGTCTGGAGGATGCCCTGATCACGGCCTTTGCCCGCATCCTGCACGACCCGCGGCTTTCGGAGGCCAGCCGCGCCATGCTGCTGGCCCTGCCGGGGCTGGCGGAGCTCGAGGATGGCCCCGGCGAGCCGGACTCCCCGGCCCTGTTTGCGGCCCTGGAGGCCCTGAGGGCCCTGTTCGGGGCGGCCCTGGCGGCGCCCCTGCAGGCAGCCCTGGAGCGTTGCACACCGCAGTGGAGTCTGGACTGGCCGGACGGCAGCGGTGCCCGGATGCTCACCGGCACTATCTGGAGCTGGCGTGCTGCGGCCGGGGATGCGGCGGTGATCGCCGCGGCCCGGGCGGCCGTGGATGGCCCCTCGATGACCCTGGCGCGGGCCGGCCTGCGGGCCCTGCAGGCCCGGGAGATTCCCGAGCGGCAGGAGGCGGTCGATGCCTTCTACCAGCGCTGGCAGTCCAGGCCCGTGATCCTGGATGCCTGGTTTGCCCTGGAGGCCTCGGCCCCCTTCGCCGATGGTCTGGAGCGGGTGCAACGGCTGCTGCAGCACCCTCGCTTCGATCCGGCGGCCCCCAACTCCGTGCGGGCGGTGCTCGGTGGCCTGGCCGGCAACCCGCCCGTGTTCCATGCTGCCGATGGCAGCGGCTACCGCTTCATGGCCAGCCAGATCGCGGCCCTCGACCGCCGCAACCCGATCACCGCCTCGCGCCTGGCCAAGGTGTTCAGCCGCTGGCAGAGCTATGGCCCCGGCCGTGGCGGCCAGATGCGCCAGGCCCTCGAGAGCCTGGCGGCGTCAGAGCTGTCCACCAACAGCCGCGAGGTGGTGGAGCAGTGCCTGGGAGCGGCCTGA